The following proteins are co-located in the Spea bombifrons isolate aSpeBom1 chromosome 3, aSpeBom1.2.pri, whole genome shotgun sequence genome:
- the LOC128482760 gene encoding squalene synthase-like — protein MDFLRSLGHPEEIYNLLRFKLGGCRVVMLKDRDSMSDSLQTCYRYLNETDPSFGPVIQILEGELGHAVCIHYLVLRALDTVEDDYTISLERKIPMLRNFHTYLYDPEWKFTESKEKHRQVVIDFPTISLEFRNLAVVYQEIIVDICAKMGEGMAEFQEKKVDSLIQLDKYCHYTSGLFGIGLSRLFSASELEDANVGQDTYFSNSTGVLLQKVDIIVDYLEDQLEGREFWPREVWSKYAKKLSDLAKPENIVPAVQCLNELITNALNHVPDVLTYLSWLKNQSIFNVCAIIHVRSIATLAACYNNQQVFKDFVKIRKGQTVTLMMDATNMDAVKAITLQYIEEIYQKIPLTDPSSDKTKRILSSIRNLCFPNSSLLS, from the exons ATGGACTTCCTCAGGTCTCTCGGGCACCCAGAGGAGATTTATAACCTTCTCAGGTTCAAACTTGGTGGGTGCCGGGTGGTGATGCTCAAGGACCGG GACTCCATGAGCGACAGCCTGCAGACCTGCTACAGATACCTGAACGAAACCGACCCGAGCTTTGGCCCCGTGATACAGATTTTGGAAGGGGAATTAGG GCATGCCGTTTGCATACATTACTTGGTCCTGCGTGCTCTGGACACCGTGGAAGATGATTATACCATTAGCCTTGAAAGAAAGATCCCAATGCTACGTAACTTCCACACCTACCTGTATGACCCGGAGTGGAAATTCACCGAGAGCAAAGAGAAGCACCGACAGGTTGTCATAGACTTCCCAACG aTCTCTCTGGAGTTCAGAAATCTAGCTGTTGTTTACCAAGAGATTATTGTAGACATATGCGCCAAGATGGGAGAGGGGATGGCAGAGTTCCAGGAGAAAAAGGTGGACTCTTTGATACAGCTGGACAAG tatTGCCATTATACTTCCGGTCTGTTTGGAATTGGCTTGTCCCGTCTGTTTTCTGCATCGGAGTTGGAAGATGCAAACGTTGGCCAGGACACATACTTTTCAAACTCCACAGGTGTATTATTGCAAAAAGTCGACATCATTGTTGATTACCTGGAAGATCAATTGGAAGGTCGAGAGTTCTGGCCAAGAGAG GTGTGGAGTAAGTATGCAAAGAAGCTCTCAGATTTGGCAAAGCCAGAGAACATCGTCCCGGCTGTGCAGTGTTTGAACGAGTTGATTACCAACGCCTTGAACCATGTGCCGGATGTCCTCACCTACCTGTCATGGCTTAAAAACCAAAGCATCTTCAACGTCTGTGCCATCATCCAT GTAAGGTCTATAGCCACTTTGGCTGCGTGTTACAACAACCAGCAAGTGTTCAAAGATTTTGTGAAAATCCGCAAGGGACAGACTGTCACTCTAATGATGGATGCCACCAACATGGACGCCGTGAAGGCCATCACGCTCCAGTATATTGAAGAG atcTATCAGAAAATTCCTCTGACAGACCCCTCATCAGACAAGACAAAGCGCATCCTTTCCTCCATACGAAACCTGTGTTTTCCAAACAGCTCACTTCTATCGTAA
- the LOC128482759 gene encoding squalene synthase-like — MDFLRFLGHPEEIYNLLRFKMGGCRAVMPKLDRDSMSQSLQTCYRYLNETDPSFAAVVPILDEELRHAVCIFYLVLRALDTVEDDMTISLERKIPTLRNFHTYLYDPEWKFTESKEKHRQVLKDFPTISLEFRNLPVVYQEIIVDICAKMGEGMADFQENKGDSLKEWDRYCHYTSGLFTIGLSRLFSASELEDGYIGQDTDFSNTTGLLLQKVDIIVDYLEDQLEGREFWPKEVWSKYGKKLSDLAKPENIVPAVQCLNELITNALNHVPDVLTYLSRLKNQSIFNVCAIIYVTSIATLAACYNNQQVFKGVVKIHKEQAVNLLMDATNVEAVRAITLQCIEQINQKIPPSDPSSNKTKRILSFIRNLCLPNSSLLS, encoded by the exons ATGGACTTCCTCAGGTTTCTTGGGCACCCGGAGGAGATTTATAACCTTCTCAGGTTTAAGATGGGCGGCTGCCGGGCGGTGATGCCCAAGCTGGACCGG GACTCCATGAGCCAAAGCCTGCAGACCTGCTACAGATACCTGAACGAAACCGACCCGAGCTTTGCTGCCGTGGTACCAATTTTGGATGAAGAATTGAG GCATGctgtttgtatattttacttGGTCCTGCGTGCTCTGGACACCGTGGAAGACGATATGACCATTAGCCTTGAGAGAAAGATCCCAACGCTACGTAACTTCCATACCTACCTGTATGACCCGGAGTGGAAATTCACTGAGAGCAAAGAGAAGCACCGACAGGTTCTCAAGGACTTCCCAACG atcTCTCTGGAGTTCAGAAATCTACCTGTTGTTTACCAAGAGATTATTGTAGACATATGCGCCAAGATGGGAGAGGGGATGGCGGACTTCCAGGAGAACAAGGGGGACTCATTGAAGGAGTGGGACAGA TATTGCCATTATACTTCAGGCCTGTTTACAATTGGTTTGTCCCGTCTGTTTTCTGCATCGGAGTTGGAAGATGGATATATTGGCCAGGACACAGACTTCTCAAACACCACGGGTCTATTATTGCAAAAAGTTGACATCATTGTTGACTACTTGGAAGATCAATTGGAAGGTCGAGAGTTCTGGCCAAAAGAG GTGTGGAGTAAGTACGGAAAGAAGCTCTCAGATTTGGCAAAGCCAGAGAACATCGTCCCGGCTGTGCAGTGTTTGAACGAGTTGATTACCAACGCCTTGAACCATGTGCCGGATGTCCTCACATACCTGTCACGGCTTAAAAACCAAAGCATCTTCAACGTCTGTGCCATCATCTAT GTAACGTCTATTGCCACTCTGGCTGCGTGTTACAACAACCAGCAAGTGTTCAAAGGTGTTGTGAAAATACACAAAGAACAGGCTGTCAATCTACTGATGGATGCCACAAATGTGGAAGCTGTGAGGGCCATCACGCTCCAGTGTATTGAACAG ATCAATCAGAAAATTCCTCCGTCAGACCCCTCATCAAACAAGACAAAGCGCATCCTTTCCTTTATACGCAATCTGTGCTTGCCAAACAGCTCACTTCTATCGTAA